A stretch of DNA from Triticum dicoccoides isolate Atlit2015 ecotype Zavitan chromosome 2A, WEW_v2.0, whole genome shotgun sequence:
TGACGCCATGGGCCATCATCACAACCAGGTAACGTGGTCCTAAGTATTGCCATAATAGCTTTGATGGCCTGGAATAATAGCATGGTAAAGCACTTAAGCCATGAGGCAATTGAGAGCACTTACAGGGTTGTTTACTTATTATTCCCAAGTAAATTATGagtgcactaaagtgtggtcattcGTTTATTATTAAGTGGAACAAAGTTATGCAAAATTTGGTGATGCACAAAAAAAGATTTCGCATGATTGATTTCTCGAACAGTCTAGGTATGGCTGACGTTGACCAAACTCACATGTCTACAAAAAAATAAGTAAACAAAAACAAATAATGTTGTTAGCTTCATAGCATCAAGATCAAACAATAGCTTATGATTATAACATATATTTTCAGAAGGGTGCTTCCCTACTGGTTCCTTCCAAAGGCATTGAAAAATTAGCAATAGCTCGTTTGCAACCCATAAGAAATTTCCAAGATCCCAAATGTTACCCAACTAATGACTGTAGAGTTAACCGCACagaagaaaagagaaataatgaGAAATTGCTACTTTGCAATGAGTCTCAAGATTAAACTAAATTGAACTACCTTTTTCCTGTAGAAAGCCACACCATGAACATTAAAGGGTATTTTCCTGTTGCGGAATGACACTTGGAATGCTTTGCCAGTTATCTGTGTATAAGAAAGTTAGACTGCAAGCATGACCAAATGTGCTTTTCTACAATGCAGGGTTCAAAAATTCTCAACCTGTCTTCGATATAGGACAGCAATTTTACCGAAGTCGCGGCCTTCAGCTGAACTAGATGTAGTTTCAATGATTTTGTCAATGACAAATGCACATTGTGAATCTTCGCTATGGCACTCCTTAACAGTGATCTAAGTAATATTAAATCAATAAGCAACTGACAGGATGGAAGAACAAACGAAGCAGTTCAGTTGGGCTTCTATGAGTATACCTTACTTCCAGAAGGGTTGTCTGTCTCAGCAAGTTTATGATTACACCGTTTAGTGTTGTTGTGAATAAGAGCTGTTGCTGCTTCGACAATTGCCCGTGTAGAGCGGTAGTTCTTGTTCAACCTGATCTGCAGTCATCGGCAAGGCAAGCTACTTAACAGATATCATGAAGAAAATGTAACACCTAAGACAGTTAGAAAGTGCCCCCAGAGACGTCACAGTTACCTCTTTATGATTTGGAAAGTCTCTACGGAATGAATCAAAGCCAGAAACATCCGCACCATTGAAACTGAAGATGGACTGATACaagagaaaaagaagttgaaaatagTATATGTATGGCAGCTGAAAGCACCAATGGGCATCTAGAAACCATAAGTTCTAAAATTCTTGGATGATAAAGTGGACCAAATTTGCATACCtgatcatcatcaccaactatggTTATATGATTGTGAGAAGCTAGAAGCTTCAGAAGAAAATATTGCATAGCACTGGTATCCTGAAACTCATCAACCACTATTGCCTGCCATGTGTTCTGGCACTCTTTGTATACTGCATAGGCAAGACAGATATCTTATCAACAGCTCATCAAAGCAGGTGATATTGTGAGATAAGAAATGAAACTACCTTCTGGAAACTTCGTGAGAAGAGTTATGGATGAGTTGATAAAATCATGATAATCAAGAGCATTACAAGACACTAGTATTTCATTATAGTGCCGAAGAATCGAAGCCTACTCAAAATGTCACGAAGTAAAGGTCAATGTGATTATAGAACAAAGTGGATAACAATGATTTATACACAGAAGAGAGCTTACTCCTGTCAAATCGCCCTTCTTTTCATATTCTTCAGGAGTTTGTCCTGAAGATTTCGCCTGTAAATGAAGATGCAACATTTGGTAAATGGTAACAATAAAACCCAACTACACAAAAAGATCTGCTTAGTAACACAACCTCCTACACTATAGATACATGATTATTTTCCAGAAAGACTTCTTCATATTACTGACTCGCTCACAGTTTGGATCTAGTACAAATGTGATAGAGACTCTAGTAGTAAGCTCAAGAATTGTGTGAACCAAAATGCTTTGGACAAACAAAATCCATAGCCATGAGCCCATGACTACCCGTGAAGTGAGACATACCCATAGTTCAAAAAGCGCTAGGCATTTTGCTATCACCTATAGCCTAGGCGCACTTAAGACAGTTAGAAAGTGCATGCTTATGCTTATGCTTATGGCCACTGCcctatgtttttaaggcgacgcCTTACCGCCTTAGGGAGGGGGGGCGCTTTGGCGCCTAGGCGCCCAAAGCGGTCGATTTTCCAAAGCGGAGGGGGGGCGCTTCGACGCCTTGGCGTCGCCTTAGGGACGCTTTAAAAACTTAGCCACTGCCTTGCACTTTTCtggccaaagcgcatgcttatgcgcagattAAGCGCTAGGCGTTTTGCTATCACCTAGAGCCTACGCGCACTTAAGCGCCTGCCTAGgtgtgccttttttaactatggaCATATCCATTCACAACTAAGCTAAATGTGATCCAGTTTTAGCATGTGGTCACACCTATGGTTTTGTGAGGCACCTTCAAGGCTTCAAGCAGTATTATAGTTACCCAGAGTTTTCACATCATTTTTGGGATCTAGTAATTGTCAAAATTATTAATAAGACGTTTGTTGTTGTCCTAATTGATTGGTTCTAAAGTGATTCTTCAGAGTTAGTTTTTGTATGTCAAGTGTATTGTATAAAACCTTTGTATTTCTGTTTTCTACTATATGCAGAACTTTGTATACTTTATCTTGAATTAATTCAGGCGTCTCAACAAGACTAGGAATAATCCACTATATGCAGTAAGCCTTTAGAACAATGTCTGCACAGCATGCTGAAGCAGTTCCTTCAATATTATGCGCTGTCGATTGTGCAGAAGGTGGCAAGTAacaaacatatatacatatataaggAGAATCTGAACGACACTTTGGGTAGATTTAAAGTTATTGTTAGGCTTTACAATAATTTTGCAGGAGCAAAATGCTGTAGAGACTGCCCAATCCCTTCATAGAGCTGCAGGTGCACCAaaacaaaaaggaaatagaaaCTATAAAATGATAGTGATGAATCTTCAGAAGTAGAAGGCACCTGTGTAACAAACTTCAACCACTTCTTAGCTTTGTCTTTAAAAGAATGTTTAATGTCTCCATCATACTGCTGCTTAACTGCATCTCCTAAACCATCACTTTTGCCATGCTCCAACAGGCGTTCTGCCTCAATAATGGCCCTCCTTTGTTGCCCATGGCCATATATTATGAATTCAGATGTGCGGCCTAGCCTTCAAACGAATGTTGTAGAAATATTTTCAAAATAAGGGACAAAATAAGCCAAGAACAAGTATCTAAAAGTTCACAACAACTTGTAGACTTAATAAACTGCAAGAAAGAGAATGTGTATTGAAATGAGAACATAAAACACAAACAAGAAAATTATCAGATCAGCAAATTGATATAGCATTGCACATACTTTTCCATTAACAACTTTGTGAGACATTAAATTACAGTTAGAGATGATTGTAAGAGGTTCGCTTGGAAGAGCAAGGCCGTGACTATCACGGAACCGGCATTCTCCGCGAACACGATCACTGCCAAGGTTTCCACAGGCTCAGATGCCCCTTGGTGGATGACGGTGGTCTACAGAGCGCAGGATGATGCAGATAAAATCGTGTTTCTTCAGGAATTACGCAACGTCCGCAGCAATTGCCAGGGACCTTGGATGTAAACCTGATCATTCCACGGGccaggttcgagccgggcttggcaAAGCCCGATGAAAAAATCCCAAGCCCGAGCCCGACCCCGCCCGGCCTGAAACACATGAACAATGGcgtttttaattaaattaatcatattCGGGATATTATATTAGTTTATTATACCTATATTtcaaataaaaataatatatatagcCATTTTGGGCTTATTTCAGACTTTCGGGCCGGGCTTCGGGCGAGAAACTGGAGCCCGAGCCCGGCCTGAATGTCGGGCTTCGGGTTCGGGCCTCCGGGCCGGGTTGTCCATGAATAGGTTTACTTGGATGCTTTGCGGGGATTTTAACCTAATTTACCACGACAAAGACAAGAATGATGGCAATCTGAATAGAAGCATGATGAGCAGATTCCGAAGGCTGATCAACGACCTCACGTTGAAGGAAATATATCTCAATGGTCGCCGGTACACATGGTCGAACGAGCAATCCCCTCCCCCACCCAACCACCGTGGTGCACCTTGACAGGTGCTTTGCACTGCTGACTGGGAAGACACCCATGCCGCTTGTCACCTTCGATGCTTCGCATCTGTGGTTTCTGACCACAGCCCATTGCTGTTGGTTGTACCCCCGTACGGCCGTACCGGCTGCACATCAACGATTCCACTTTGAGGATCTATGGTTGCGCCTTGATAGTTTCCACGAGACGGTGGCTGCGGCCTAGAGCTCCATCGATGACGCCAACCCCTACCGCCATCTGATGATTTGATTGCAAGCCACGGCACGGAAGTTGACGAATTGGAGTTCCCGATCTGTCGGGAACAATAGGAACAAGATGGCCATCTCACACGAGCTCATCTCACGCTTTGACAAGGCTCAGGAAGACCGGATGTTGACGCTGCAAGAGGATCAGTTCCGTAAGCAGCTTAAGATTTCCTATCTTGGCTTGGCTTCTATGGAGTGCACATTCGCTCGAAAACGCGCTCGATTCGCCAATCTGAAGGACGGCGACGTCAATACCGCCTTCTTCCACCGGCAATGCTCTTTCCGCCAGCTGAAGAACAGGATTTTTGGCCTCAATGTGGACGACCAGGTGATCACCGAGCACGAGAGCATGGCGAAAGCTGCCTTCGCGCAGTATGATGCGCTCCTGGGCACCGCCATCGAATGCGATTGCACAGTGGACTTGTTGGAGCTAATTGTGCCCAGTGACCTTGACGACCTCAACACTCCCTTCAACACCGAGGAGATTTGGGAGGCGATCAAGCGTCTGCCCGCGCTCAAGGCGATCGGGGCGACGGCTTCACCGCAGAGTTCCTGTGGGCCTGTTGGAGTATGGTGCGACAAGACTTTGTCGACGTCTTCCAACAGTTATATGAGATGAGAGGCCATGGCTGCCTCAACCAGGCGCTGATCACCCTGCTACCGAAGCACGCAGATGCGAACACACTAAAGACTAAACGACTACAAGCCAATAAGTCTTATCCACCTAGTGGCCAAGATCTTTGCCAGAGTCCTCTGACTATgcctcaccccaaagttggatagccTTGTCAGCCGAAGCCAAAACACGTCCATCGCCGGTCAAAGTCTGCATGACAACTTCATTCTAGTCAAGCAATCGGCCCGGGTCCTTCACCAACCGGGTGCCCCACGAGTCTTGCTCCAATTAGACCTCCCGCCCGCCTTCGACTCCCTGGCTTGGCCCTTCCTCTTCGAGGTCCTTCACCAATATGGCTTTGGGAACAGACTTCTGGAGTGAATCCTATCCTCCTGTCGTCGGCGAGCACACGCGTCCTGATGAATGGCGAGCCGGGCGCCCCTATCTGGCACCGCCGGGGGCTCTGCCAGCGTGATCGTCGTCGCGGGCACTCAATGTTGACACATTAGAATGGCTCACCAAGCGCGCGATCGACCTGGGAATCATGGCTCAACTGCACCCTAGACGTTCGATCCCCATGGTGTCTCTGTACGCTGATGACGTGGTACTTTTCTGCCATTGTTCGTCCAGCGACATCATTGCCAAATTTTGAAGTTCTTCGGCCGCGCCTCTGGCCTTATGGCGAATTACGCCAAGAGCTCCGCTGCATTGCGACACGGATGAGGCGACGGCTGCGATCCCGCAACTAGGTTGTCCTATTGTCGAGCTACCGATCACCTACCACGGGATCCCCCTCGCAATACGACGACCTACCACAGCCCAATTACATGCCTTTGTCGATGGGATCGTTGGGCGACTCCCTGCTTGGAAGGACGGACTGATGAACAAACCAGGGCGCCTCGCGTAGGTGAAATCTGTCCTGGGTACCATTCCTGAGCAGCAACTCCTCGCCTTCGTGCCGCCAAAGAAGACGCTTCGTCAAATCGAGAAGATTCAACCCAGCTTCTTGTGGGTTGGCCCCGTAGCTGCCAACGATGGCCTCTGCCACGCAATTGGCACCGCATCTGCTGCCCCATCTCGCACGGAGGGTTAAGCATCCACGCCCTAGAGTGTGTTGGCCTCGCCCTGAGGCTCTGCTGGCTTTGGTTCTCGCACACCGATCATGAGCGTGCCTGGAGTGGCTTGGATCTGCAATCGTCTGCCAAGGAACGGGtgctcttcttctcctccaccacGATGACCATCGGAAACAGCTTAACTGCATTTTTCTGGAAGGACCACTGGATCAACTGGCAGTCAATAAGCGAGATGCCCCAGCCCTCTACAGCTGCATCCCCAAGCGCCGCCGCAAAGATTTGGACCATCACTGAAGGTTTACAGGGCCATAACTAGGCACGAGACATCCACAGGGCCCTCGGCATACACGAGATTGACAAGTATCTGCATGTCTGGCTGGCGATCAAGCACTTCTTGCTCTCGGACGCCCCCGACCAGCTTGTTTGGTAGTGGACGGCCACCAGCTCCTGCTACCTCGCCACCTTCCAAGGATCCACGACTTGCTTCTCGTGGAAACTCATTTGAAAAATTGGTCGCCGCTGCGTGTGAAGTTTTTCCACTGGTTAGCCAACCAAGATAGGTCGTGGACTGCTAATCGCCTCGCTCGACGTGGACTCCAGTACCAGCCCGGATGCCCACTCTGCGACCAGGCCACCGAGATGATGCGTCACCTCCTCCTGGAGTGCCCCTTCGCCAGGCAGACTTGGCATGAGATCCTCGCCTAGCTCAGGATGACCACCGCAGGCCCAAATCAGGAAGAATCCCTCATGGACTGGTGGCTCCACGCCAAGTAGAACACGCCTACGCAGCCGCGCAAGGGTCTCACATCCATTGCCCTCCTGACACCGTGGATGATTTGGAAGAAGCACAACGAGTGCGTCTTCGATGGTGCCCAGCCTCTGGTTCATGACCTCGTCTCCAAGATCAAGGACGAAGTAGAGCAGTGGGCACGagctggtgcccatggccttcgtgTCATCCTGCCGcctgttgaagtgtatatgtggattgcctagccctttccatcagttcgaACTTTGTtgcttggctagtgcatgaagcataACATGGTATCGGAGCTAAGGTCTTGGGTTCAAGTCCTGGCTTTCGCAGTTTATCCAAAAAAAAATGTTGTTGCCCCCCTTTGTCCACGTATAGGCCTCTTGAGCCATACCTCTGAGTCTATCCACGTGTTGACTTTCCGCGTCACACGTGAGAGGGGGTgatgaagtgtatatgtggattgcctggccctttccatcagttcggacttttggttgcgttggctagtgcatgaagcttaacaccgCCCACCTGGGATGTACACTAGTTTCCCTGTATTTTGTTTGAACTTGGCCTCTTAGGAGGATTGTAACCCAACTCTATCTTTTCAATGCAATGGAACACAAAGTTCCTtggcgttttctcgaaaaaaaatgATTGTAAGAGGTAGTTTAACGCATCTCTGACATCTAGTTCATGGTTACTACTTAATACAGGTGAAAAGAGTCATCATAAGTAAATATTGACTCATAAGTAAAATAGAGGATAATATTATTTTAGCTTCATTTTTATACAGTTCTATCCCATTCAGTTACTTCATAATTAAGTCAATATCTGACAACAGAAAATACATACTTTTCAGCATGGGTCCTGCAAAGCTGCAAGCAGAAGGAGTGAAATGTGCTTATTATGATCTCTTTGGCAACTGCCTTCCCGACCACTGCCCCTATCCGGTCCCTCATTTCTGAGGCAGCAGCAGTTGTGAATGTCATAGCAAGGATGTTTGATGGTGGAATTCCCTGGTCGTACAATAAATGGAGAAATGTGACTGTGTGACCTTCAAATATCACAACATGCTAATTTTGTAGTGAACATATGAAAGAGCGCACCCTACCTCTTTGAGCAATGTGAGAACCCTGCCGACCATTGTAGAAGTCTTGAGTCATGCCAATTACAAAGAAAGTCAATATAGACAAAAGTGTGGAAATGATCACAAGATAAGAGGTCTATGGAGCAAAGTTAAAGAGTGCCATCTTATTAATTATTATATTGAAGTCACAGCATAATGAAACTGTGTGCAGGTAAGAGACAAAATTCAGACCGTTTTAAAAATGTAAATCCAAGGACTGCACTTGCATCATTTTCTTGAACACTACATTAGTGCGCCAGAAGTTCGCAAATACGATATAAAGTTACATAAACAGACAAACAAATAAGAGTGAAACATATGAGTAAATTGCTTTCGGTTCTTCTACAACTGTCCGGAAGGATATAGGCTACTGTCTTGGGAATAAATGGTGCAACCTTTGCGCAGAGTTTCTTCTACTACAATTGGTGCACATTTTTAGATGCGAGTTCAAGCAAAAATAATATTCATGGGATATATTTTACTTTGTAGGTAGGATTTCTGTCGTAATGGGACAGATGATGTTAGTTCTGATTTCATTTGGAATCAATAATTAATTGCATCAAAATATCAGCTATAACATCCTTGGGAAAATAATATCAGCTATAACATTCTTGGGAAAATAATATCAGTTATAAGAACAGAAGATATGAACTTATTAACTCATCTGATACTGATAATCTTATTCTTCTTAAATCATCTTAGTTAAAAAAAAGGTAAATCACGAAAACAATTGGTCTCGGTGGACACAAGCAACAGAAATTATTGGTCTTAGTTGACTTTTTGGATATCAAATTTGGGAAAACCAATTTTGTGGAAAGAGTTAATCACATTATAATTATACATATTCCCTGTAATGAGAACTAAGATATTGTATCCAGAAACACGAAATGTATATTGTACAATTTATCCAAATTAAGACAAAAACTGTACCTTTCCACTTCCTGGACCTGCAACGATCATTAACGGAACAGCAACATCACTGCATGCAGCCTCCCTCTGCTTGTCGTTTAGGGAGTGCAAATACTCATAGTACTTCCTTGGGGCACACCCTTCATTTTCCTCCATTTCTAGTCCCATCTCCCCAGGCTCCTCCTTGCCCTTGGCAGCAGACATGGCAACCTGCCCCTCATGGATGACATCGACCTCCCCCAAGAGTGCATCAACAACCTTAATATCTCCAAGAGAAGAGTAATCAAATAAACTGGTTTAGTTATTTGGTTCCAGACCAAACCTACTCAATTCCTTCCAAGATTCAGGAAGCAAGAATTCCATCATGCCCCAAAACTATAGAACTTTCCCTTGTCTAAAGTTAAGAAGCAAAGTTATACCTCTCCTCCCGCCTCCGCAATGGAAATTACTGGAGGGAAATCAACACATAATGCTACTGAGCCATCTTCTACGTACATCTCGTCTATCTCATCCTGGTTGATCGCCGAAGATGCGACGTAGTGCTCCTGGTTCATCTCGGAAGATGCGACATGGTGCTCCTTGCTGATGGCATTGACTTCCCAGAAAGTGTCCTCCAACTGAATTTCTCTCAAAAGAAGACAACATGATAAGCTACTTTGCAATTTACCAGCTACCTAGTTCACTTCTAATTTCACAAAACCAACATTATTCTCTTAAGATTCTCAGTGTTAGGTAGGGGAAAACATGACTTAAAGGAAGTTACAAATGCTTTCCGATTTAAAGGAACCGGGTTCAAAttagaactaaaaccacgacaagaattatggaaacggagggagtagcactttGTAGAATTTTCCGAAGTTTCCTCACCAGATCAATGAAAGCAAAAGGCACACATGCCCCATGGATATTCACATACCTTAACACAGTCATCTGCGATGGATATAGCTGGAAGAAGTGAATCATCACCACAGGACAGCACCGAGCTTTCCACTTCCACCATCTCCTTCAGCTCCTCATCCTGGCTCTTGGCAGCACGCTGAGCATCACACTCCTCAAAAATGGCATACGCCTCCGTCCAGAATGCGTCCTCAAGCTAAATTCAATCCAAAAGAGAGAATAATGAAGTGAGCGCTTTATTGAAATTACCACCTAGGCAATCCTAATTAATCAGGATAACACATCAAGAACAGATTATCCTCGGATTGAGTCAGCATTTCCTTTCGTCGGTTCTTATCTCTCCCTAACAAATCAACCTTTTGCATAAACGAATTTGGATATGCCTTGGCTCTCCCTATTCTATTTCCAATTTCAAAACAACTTAGAAGGGACCAAAGGTATACCGTTCCGCACACTGGTCCGGCGTGGGTTGCTGCCGCCACAACGACTGGCCCTCGCTCCACCGTCAAATCTTTCTCCCTGCCCTTATCCTTCCCGGCCATGGACCGCGAGTGCTCCTCGCAGATGGCGTCCACCTCAAGCAAGAACGCCTCGTCCATGTCGTCGTCCTCTAGAAGGAACCCGCAAGACTTGGGCACCTTGGGGAGGGGAGTGATGTACCCGTAATCGATGTCCTCCACGCCGCCTGCGGATCCGGGCTGCTGCAGGGCGTTGCCCGTGACATCGGCGAGCGGCCGGCGGGGCGGCGGGCATGGAGACTGCAGCGGCCGCTTGCAAGGGAGCAGTCGGGAGGGGTTGGAAGAGCTGCCGTAGTGGGGCGGAGCAGGATAAATGTTTTCCTTCCAGCGCGACATGGACCCGTcgagatcgccggcggcgagggtTTAGGTATTTGGGGCGGCGGTGTGGGCGGGATGAGGTGGGGGTTTTTTCTTCATTTCGATTCGAAAGAGAGCGCGGTTTTGGGGTTTTTTATTTCCTAAATTCTAAAAAGTGCACGCGCGCTTTTTGATCGTCCCGAGCGGCCGGCTCGTGGCCACTCGATTCCGCCAACCCACGCTATCTGACAAGATcagtctatctctctctctcttcgtcgcACAACACACCCACCCCACATACGACTCGTCTCTCCCGACGCACCTCCCTCTCTCTTATATCTCTCACTATCCCCAAGAATCTGGATCGGAGGGTGCTCGTTGGTCTTTCCCTCAACGCCGCCACCAGAAGTGCCCCATCAGTTGGCCACCAGGAGCCCCGCACTATCCAGCCAACACACTCCACCGGCTCATCGGAGGAGGGGAGGACCAGCCCGCGTGGCTCTGCCCGGAGGTCCTCGTCGTACCACCACCACGACGGTTGGCTTGGCCGCACCACCACCAGACCAATCCACCACGGCATCCCGTCGATGCAGAGGCCAGGATTTTGCTAGATTCAGAGACGGCGACGGTTGGTCCTGTGTTGCGCCTCTTGTTCTCGTGTTGGATTCGATCTGTACAAGCGCACTCCTTTTGATTATGTAACTGTGCTCCTCTTGTTTTACATGAAGAAAGGAGGAGACAAATTCACGACTGAGTAGGAGTTTGTTTCCTTCTGAATGTATAGACAGCCGAATCAATGAACATTTTCGGTCCTACGGTGATGAAAATGGAACTGAATACATTTTCCCTACGAatcaatgactttcattttttgttggcatctatagtagttttAGTTGCACAGATAGTCATTCCTAGTTGGATATAATTATTGAGAAGTTATACACACAACGATTAACttttgttggcatctatagtaATTTTGGTTGCACAGATAGTCATTTGAGATCTCTAGTCATTTTCAGTTGGATACAATCATTGGAAAGTTGCACACATGACTATCAATTTTTGTTGACATTTATAATAGTTCTAGTTGTACATATAGTCGTTCTCAGTTGGATACAATCATTGAAAAGGTGCACAAACGGCGATACTAAGTTGGCTGACCTGGCAGTGGAGTTGCACACTCCTGTCCACATAGTCGCAGATGCACGACCACGGAGTTGCACACTGTCGCCGGTATAGTAGCACACACATGGTCGTGGAGTTACATTCTCTTTTCCTGGTGCGGTAACAACCGACAACAGGCGAAGGCGAGGTTGCAGCCCGCAACGGCGGAGTCGAGAGGCAGCAGCCGGTGATGTCAAGCGCATCTATGGGTATGACGTGAAGTGCAtctctatttttttcattttcatttttcagTTGCACACGCTCACACGTCAGTTGGCTGCATCTGCAGGATAGTTGCACGCGGTAGACCGTATAGTTGGCAGGAGACAGTGTACAGTGAGGAAGTCATAGATCTAGCTGTGCCAACCCCATACATTATCTTGCCAACTTCAGAGTACAAACTGCCAAGCAAACCTGATACAGTCCCAACTCAAGATCTCAGCATAACATCTAGCAAAGTACCAACAGACAAAGGCTCAGTGCCAACTACAGGAGCCATTGTGGCAACTCCAGTAGCCACTGTGCCAACTCTAGCATCCAGTGAGCCAGCTGCAGGTCGAAATGTGCCAACTCTAGCAGCCACTGTGCCAACTCCAGCATCCAGTGAGCCAACTGCAGGTCCAATTGTGCCAACTCCGGCAGCCACTGTGCCACCCCTAGCAGTTATTGAGCCAACTGCAGGTTCAAATGTGCCAACTCGAGCAACTTCTGAGCCAACTGCAGGTCTACTTGTGCCAACTGCAAGACCTTTTGTTGCTAACTATCAGTGGTATTGGGCAACCTGTCCAACCTCCTTTGCCAACAGCTCAAAAAGGCACAATGTTTGATCATCAAAACAAACTCACCAAGAAGGAAGTCTACATGAATCTATGCTTTTTTTGAAGATGACAAAGCCATGGGTAAACAAGGTCTGGAGGGGAGGTGAAGGGGAAGTTAAAGAGGACGAAATTCAATGGATCCTCACTTTTCCCTCCTCCCGGTTGCTGTGGTTGCACAGTTGTGTCTGCAGATGGCTCACTTGCTGGTGGAGTTGGCACAACGGGTGATACAGTTGGTTCATTTGGACCTGCAGCTGGCTCACTTGGTGCTGCAGTTGCCACAATAGTGGCTGGGTTTGCTGGTTTGCTGCTTGGGATGCTGACATACTTGCCATGTTTTTTGCACATCTTTTTTGTTGCACATAATTTTTGCACACAGTGTGGCTATATTTTGGCTGCTGGAGCTGATTTAGTTGCATGAAAGCAGCTTCAATTTGCCTATGTTTTGTTTGCACACAACTGTTGTGGATATATTTTCTGTCTACTTTTTTTCCACACAGTGTGCCCATAGTTGGCTGCTGGAATTGCTGTAGTTGCACGAAAGCAGATAACTGGTTGCACAGATTGTGTGCAAACTACAGCTACGTTTTCCTCCTCTCCTTTTTTGCCTTTTAAGGCTTTTTCTGATCTTCTTCCTGCTCCCAAGATCTctttcctctcttctcttctgttcTTTGTTCTTTGGAGCCGCCATGACTTTTTCATGGCGATGGAGATTTTCACCCTGGTGGGATCTTCCCTTTTCGTGGGGAAGAAGATGTCATGGGGCAGATAGCTTGATCAGAGGCAGTTATAGAGGGGGTGGGGT
This window harbors:
- the LOC119354379 gene encoding ATP-dependent DNA helicase SRS2-like protein At4g25120, with protein sequence MSRWKENIYPAPPHYGSSSNPSRLLPCKRPLQSPCPPPRRPLADVTGNALQQPGSAGGVEDIDYGYITPLPKVPKSCGFLLEDDDMDEAFLLEVDAICEEHSRSMAGKDKGREKDLTVERGPVVVAAATHAGPVCGTLEDAFWTEAYAIFEECDAQRAAKSQDEELKEMVEVESSVLSCGDDSLLPAISIADDCVKLEDTFWEVNAISKEHHVASSEMNQEHYVASSAINQDEIDEMYVEDGSVALCVDFPPVISIAEAGGEVVDALLGEVDVIHEGQVAMSAAKGKEEPGEMGLEMEENEGCAPRKYYEYLHSLNDKQREAACSDVAVPLMIVAGPGSGKTSTMVGRVLTLLKEGIPPSNILAMTFTTAAASEMRDRIGAVVGKAVAKEIIISTFHSFCLQLCRTHAEKLGRTSEFIIYGHGQQRRAIIEAERLLEHGKSDGLGDAVKQQYDGDIKHSFKDKAKKWLKFVTQAKSSGQTPEEYEKKGDLTGASILRHYNEILVSCNALDYHDFINSSITLLTKFPEVYKECQNTWQAIVVDEFQDTSAMQYFLLKLLASHNHITIVGDDDQSIFSFNGADVSGFDSFRRDFPNHKEIRLNKNYRSTRAIVEAATALIHNNTKRCNHKLAETDNPSGSKITVKECHSEDSQCAFVIDKIIETTSSSAEGRDFGKIAVLYRRQITGKAFQVSFRNRKIPFNVHGVAFYRKKAIKAIMAILRTTLPGCDDGPWRQALKTLLPGDKEEKKKIIDHVEKISLARKCSFISAATDIFSAKVSGTFKRTQITQGRKVLSTLYSLSKFVEREQSVSAVISSAGNMLPQQYLLEKRAVIDNDGGKLLNEDNDIRSVLQFLMDDVSDFLSTHFSSSGDANQTEEKGCTATLKAFIDYISLRETENFRSRKEENKNSITLTTIHQSKGLEWDVVFIVQANDSEIPLLHEYNGTVKEAGCTLEEERRLFYVAMTRARKKLYILHVTVDSHRQLLLPSRFLREIPGHLFDIQGEGPATKYYEQPSGDISFDHAEGETSTEKPIVNQNETSPYPELMQSCLANDFLKRFEIDDRAVVSHIFHHWAKRQAFQIPKRLLDKIKFVIDERLRGKGYKRKDVLCKLKSLLSDDEALGYAEYVIKWEQIPIDKRSHLMRERQEHFQKQRIENSMGSSEPTPKQISYLRSLGCTITPTSRLHASNLIEKYKSL